A stretch of DNA from Desulfobacterales bacterium:
ATACTGACGATGATGAAAAGGGGTATAAAAAAAGTGCAAACCCCTGGTGGCCTTTTAAGCTCAAGAATGGCACTGATGCAGATCCGGGACTCGAGACTTTACCGGGCGGAGTTTGGGACTTTTGAGGCTTATTGCAAGGGGCGGTGGAAAATGGGTATAAGGCACGCACAGAGGCTAATGGCGTCTGCTGGGGTTATTGAAAATACGCGGCCCACGGGTCGCATTCCAACAACCGAACGCCAAACCCGCCCATTATCCAAGCTCCCACCAAAGCAACAAGCTGAGGCATGGCAAGAGGCGGTGGAAACAGCACCAAACAACAAACCAACAGCTAAAACTCTGATACGCTTAGAATGTGGATGCGTCAACGCGTAAATATCGAGACTTCTATCCCTGGCCTATATAGAGCTATTGCCTTTTTTGAATATACGGCTTGATACGGCCCGGTTTCCATGCGGATGAACCCAGGAACCAGTATCATACAGTGGCGTTACTCTGATTTATTCAGCCGTTACAACCATCACGATACTCTTTTTGACTTGAGCAGCAACAGTTTCAAACCCCCGCTTCTTTGTAGAAGGAGGTAGCAGTTTTGCAGACACCTCCGGCAACGTATCAAGCAATGCTTGGGCATATGTTTTTTTAACAGCATAATTGACATTCTGAGGTAAACTGCCCGTAACATTGAATGCGATTTTGGCATCCAGGACCGCCACAATAACGCCCGCAACGTTACCATTCATATCCAACAAGGGACCGCCAGAATTGCCGGGCTGAACGGGAACGCTAACCTGATACAAGCGCAAATCATCCATAAACCCGGTAAGGCTGTTTATTGTGCCTTTGGTCAGCTTGGCACTTGTTCCCTGCAATAAAGGATTTGGATAACCGATGGTAAAAATATCCTGCCCCATTGCGGCAGACCGATTCGGAGAAAACGACAGGGCCGAAAACCTGCCGGATATTTTAAGCAGCGCCAGGTCGTTATATTTGTCATCCCTGACCAGCTTGGCCGGGTACGAATTATCTCCCACAATCACCTTTATTGAACGAGCATTATCAACGACATGGTGGCACGTCAGCAGGTATCCATCTTTGGAAATCAAAAACCCGGTTCCTGAACTGTAGGCATTCGGATTTTGTGAATCTGATGCATCGGGTAGGGTTTCCTCTTTTACGGAGGATTCGTCGGGCTGCTCAATTCGATACTGAAGCTGAACAGAAAACTCTTGGGCCTGCGCGATTTGTTGAGGGGTCATTTTGCTGCTTACAATCTCCCGGTTATTGATTGCGTTTTTTTCCCCTTGAGCAGCAGCTAAGTTAAACCAGGCATACGCTCTGATATAGTTTTGAGGCACGCCTATGCCGTTGCCATATACAAACCCCAGATTATGTTGTGCAGAGGCATATCCCTGCTCTGCGGCTTTGGTATACCAATGAACAGCTTTCTTGTAGTCCTGAGGCACCCCTTCGCCGTTGCGATACATATTCCCCAGATAGTATTGCGCATCGGCATCCCCCTGCTCAGCAGCCTTGGTATACCAATAAACGGCTTTCTTGTAGTCTTGAGGCACCCCTTTGCCAGTGTCATACATAATCCCCAGATAGTATTGTGCATCGGCATCCCCCTGCTCAGCAGCCTTGGTATACCAATAAACGGCTTTCTTGTAGTCTTGAGGCACCCCTTTGCCAGTGTCATACATAATCCCCAGCAGAACTTGTGCTAAGACATATCCCTGCTCAGCGGCTTTGGTATACCAATGAACGGCTTTTTTGTAGTCCTGAGGCACCCCTTCGCCGTTGCGATACATATACCCCAGATTATGTTGTGCAGAGGCATATCCCTGCTTTGCGGCTTTGGTATACCAATGAACGGCTTTTTTGTAGTCCTGAGGCACCCCTTTGCCAGTGTCATACAGTTCGCCTATCATATACTGCGCCCGAGCCTCCCCCAGTTCAGCAACTTTTGAATACCAGTGAAAGGCATTCTTATAATCCTCACTAATATAATTTTTCCATCCTAAATCAGACTGAAAATCAGTATAT
This window harbors:
- a CDS encoding trypsin-like peptidase domain-containing protein, which gives rise to MRCKSNKLSRIFYVILVVLLFISAQAMAESKQLDFDTVKILAEQGDAEAQFNMAMMYGNGKGVPKDLKEAVHWLKKAAERGHIKAQSCLGGLYVDGDEGLPQDYEKGVYWYTKAAEAGETEVQWNLGAMYDLGAGIPQDSKKAMYWYNKAAKEEGEDSIFCTIGSLFYWGDGVPKNMKKAAYWFNKAIEHGCSSNSIYFELAVMYFDGDGVPQDYNKSLSLFNKSSSLTKKQYNCDSYSSYFYYGEFFYHGYGGVPKDSEKGLYWYLKAASFGDNLAQNKLIEIYGDEIDTSQVKNTKYWLTKGAELGYTDFQSDLGWKNYISEDYKNAFHWYSKVAELGEARAQYMIGELYDTGKGVPQDYKKAVHWYTKAAKQGYASAQHNLGYMYRNGEGVPQDYKKAVHWYTKAAEQGYVLAQVLLGIMYDTGKGVPQDYKKAVYWYTKAAEQGDADAQYYLGIMYDTGKGVPQDYKKAVYWYTKAAEQGDADAQYYLGNMYRNGEGVPQDYKKAVHWYTKAAEQGYASAQHNLGFVYGNGIGVPQNYIRAYAWFNLAAAQGEKNAINNREIVSSKMTPQQIAQAQEFSVQLQYRIEQPDESSVKEETLPDASDSQNPNAYSSGTGFLISKDGYLLTCHHVVDNARSIKVIVGDNSYPAKLVRDDKYNDLALLKISGRFSALSFSPNRSAAMGQDIFTIGYPNPLLQGTSAKLTKGTINSLTGFMDDLRLYQVSVPVQPGNSGGPLLDMNGNVAGVIVAVLDAKIAFNVTGSLPQNVNYAVKKTYAQALLDTLPEVSAKLLPPSTKKRGFETVAAQVKKSIVMVVTAE